The following are encoded together in the Adhaeribacter arboris genome:
- a CDS encoding phage antirepressor N-terminal domain-containing protein — protein MKTQTTTIATVNNIPILIIENGEKLIPIRPICDALGIDSKSQREKIESDEFLNSVAVLSPSTGADNKIYEMTCIPYKYVFGWLFTINPKNVKPEAQEAVSRYRTQCYEVLFRHFSDQSDFLEQKQKALELQLEKEQEVRSDFRNTQKTLKEATTRLNVIKDTTFEYWLANHRQF, from the coding sequence ATGAAAACACAAACCACAACAATCGCTACAGTTAATAATATTCCCATTTTAATAATTGAGAATGGAGAGAAATTAATACCAATCCGCCCGATCTGCGACGCTTTAGGAATTGACTCAAAAAGTCAGCGGGAGAAGATAGAAAGTGATGAATTTTTAAACTCAGTTGCGGTGCTGAGCCCCTCAACTGGAGCAGATAATAAGATCTATGAAATGACCTGTATTCCCTACAAATATGTCTTTGGCTGGCTGTTTACCATCAACCCCAAGAACGTAAAGCCCGAAGCGCAAGAAGCCGTAAGCCGCTACCGGACCCAGTGCTACGAAGTGCTCTTCCGCCACTTCTCCGATCAGAGCGATTTTCTGGAACAAAAGCAAAAAGCCTTGGAGCTGCAGTTGGAAAAAGAACAGGAAGTACGCTCCGATTTTCGCAACACGCAGAAAACCTTAAAAGAAGCTACCACTCGGCTCAATGTTATCAAAGACACCACTTTCGAGTACTGGCTGGCCAATCATCGCCAATTCTGA
- a CDS encoding phage antirepressor N-terminal domain-containing protein has product MNILKDEILKSTAVLSTAVTMLSMATGADNKNYEMTCIPYNFVVSWLFAINPKNVKLETQEAVSRCHSPYCEVLFRRFKPRLFAGVFFLVNY; this is encoded by the coding sequence GTGAATATCTTAAAGGATGAAATCTTAAAATCAACTGCGGTGCTCAGCACTGCAGTTACAATGCTCAGCATGGCAACTGGAGCAGATAATAAGAACTATGAAATGACCTGTATTCCATACAACTTTGTCGTTAGCTGGCTGTTTGCCATCAACCCCAAGAATGTAAAGCTTGAAACGCAGGAAGCTGTGAGCCGCTGCCACTCCCCGTATTGCGAAGTGCTTTTTCGCAGATTTAAACCCCGGCTATTTGCTGGGGTTTTCTTTTTGGTAAACTACTAA
- a CDS encoding phage antirepressor N-terminal domain-containing protein, with protein sequence MREQAPIEKLEFEDKIIGIITLDHQNLIPVKVICELLELEYRWQAKTLQESPFFSSLLKTTRARTGEGDQRKMLCLPAEEVEPWIHGVPDQDRTQQQRQKKQAFLLWWRQQRRFFFPNQRNNGQLNQQELLLEQLIEQSQRNLVQERSNLQKYKVALAQVHQEKYGKSPGRDTVNNDLEKAAINQIPEREADMLRLLLNNRAYISKSRKIPSRHLEVQVREVQNQEIEKRMQLNA encoded by the coding sequence ATGAGAGAACAAGCACCAATCGAAAAGTTAGAATTTGAGGATAAGATTATCGGCATTATCACTTTAGACCATCAGAACTTAATCCCGGTGAAAGTAATATGTGAGCTGCTGGAACTCGAGTATAGATGGCAAGCAAAGACCCTGCAAGAAAGTCCTTTTTTTTCGAGCCTACTTAAAACCACCAGGGCGCGTACTGGGGAGGGCGACCAGCGAAAAATGTTGTGTTTGCCGGCCGAAGAAGTAGAGCCCTGGATCCACGGCGTACCCGACCAAGACAGAACCCAGCAGCAGCGCCAGAAGAAACAGGCTTTTCTTTTGTGGTGGCGGCAGCAGCGCCGCTTTTTCTTTCCAAATCAGAGAAATAATGGGCAGTTGAACCAGCAGGAATTATTGCTGGAGCAGTTAATCGAGCAATCCCAAAGAAACCTGGTTCAGGAAAGAAGTAACCTCCAGAAATATAAAGTAGCCTTGGCTCAGGTTCACCAAGAAAAGTACGGTAAGAGCCCGGGCAGAGACACGGTCAACAATGATTTGGAAAAAGCCGCTATCAACCAGATTCCGGAAAGGGAGGCGGACATGCTCCGGCTCCTGCTCAACAACCGAGCTTACATTTCTAAATCCAGAAAAATACCTTCTCGCCACTTAGAGGTACAGGTAAGAGAAGTCCAGAATCAGGAAATTGAAAAAAGAATGCAGCTAAATGCTTAA
- a CDS encoding recombinase family protein, giving the protein MAIFVRVSTRRQDNQRQINDLQAYAKRNNYQVVEVIQEVGSATRRKRLQRPELEQLLQLARLGKITKLLVTEVSRLGRRPAETLELIEQLTELNVSIYSQNFGLETLLPNGKRNPAASLIFLVFAELARVEAEGLADRIRSGQQQARSLGKNIGRPTGTTKNAGQVLQEYPQVVKLLKSNYSIRQVAKLSEVSTVTVQKVKKALAPATGK; this is encoded by the coding sequence GTGGCCATCTTCGTGCGGGTTTCTACGCGCCGGCAGGATAATCAGCGCCAAATCAACGACCTGCAAGCCTACGCCAAAAGAAATAATTACCAGGTGGTGGAGGTGATCCAGGAAGTCGGTAGCGCTACCCGGCGTAAGCGGTTGCAGAGGCCGGAGCTGGAGCAGCTCCTGCAGCTAGCCCGCTTGGGTAAGATCACCAAGCTGCTCGTGACGGAAGTTTCCCGCCTGGGGAGAAGGCCGGCCGAAACCCTGGAGTTGATTGAGCAGCTTACCGAATTAAACGTATCCATCTACTCCCAGAACTTTGGCCTGGAAACGCTCTTGCCCAATGGCAAGCGTAATCCAGCCGCTTCCCTGATTTTTCTAGTGTTTGCCGAGCTGGCCCGGGTGGAAGCCGAAGGCTTAGCGGACCGCATCCGCTCGGGTCAGCAGCAAGCCCGTTCTCTGGGCAAGAACATTGGCCGGCCGACGGGTACCACCAAGAACGCCGGCCAGGTGCTGCAAGAATACCCACAGGTAGTTAAGCTACTCAAGAGTAACTACAGCATCCGCCAAGTAGCTAAGCTGAGTGAGGTGTCTACCGTCACCGTACAGAAGGTGAAGAAAGCTTTAGCTCCTGCGACTGGAAAGTAA
- the dnaG gene encoding DNA primase, whose amino-acid sequence MSYNKRISNDSIQKVKQVDIVSVVGAYLPLKTKGTRHQACCPFHAEKTPSFSVNASKQIFKCFGCGAVGDGIAFVQKKENLGFYEAVQEIAQKNGISLEYEDFSAEQQQEAQQAYQERKSRQLLLEYALAYYQAHDIPPTWMKQRRLQETTLLDFKVAYALAGKNQFYQDAIAAGYPPDQLIPAGLAREVNLENTTVAYDYFQDRILFPIHNYRGQLVAFTGRLVTEPAPDATYKPPKYLNSPDSVWTKGDHLYGLHLATKAIQEKQFAYLVEGNVDVLSFYQADLRNTVAPCGTAFTLNQCQLLKKYTDTVVMVPDHDMAGLKALHKNAQLLIEQGFIVRVLLPGKERDPDEQIRKLITPEKIGKWLRETKEYISGYLLEECQAQGCLSPHEKAEQITRMGEVLELIEKDILRNTYFDEVCERWPDFKKNYKLQKRKSDTDTQELAKLESTTRAAYFDFGYYEKDGCYYTYEKKQEVMICNFTIEILYFVLSENEPKYVCIFRNMFGKVRTTAVSTDDFTGVGTFKRAIGKLGAFIFDGTETHLNKIKMKLFDGVIEAVQPRYMGYNSHGDFYTWANGLFYNGHFIKSDKYGIVPLKIPVKTLEELSQLSSDSQVEVNGQLFFFRTYNEFLAQFKVEKLQEYLPAGRVYQLSYYYLPFSTTLKLNPEEDDTYELERMFRHFEKPGLTFERWSRLLVEAYGNNGKVMVCFFLAALYRDIIFKENSNYFPLLDHFGPRGAGKSKGAESLAAMFGEYPEDGVNLEGGSTATGIRRYLASVRNGLIWLNEYKNTASDHLIGMLKGIADGSGKMTGRATGGNETKNYKPQSAALLCGQDLPTKDPALLSRTIISEFNEQSKQTSGEAYQELKQLEKDGYTTSVTCQMLQYRSYMKHYRQVEPSVSQQIRAKCREVLEFPPDDRAVLNISTLLTTYQILSEQGQVKFPFTYEDIQQELISRVKLQVEIQTVSDDVEQYLFVLQSIREVREGEHYKIQREADGVTKLFLRTKAVHNFYLATARTQNITPLGISTIRVYLEKHRSFLEARERGVHFPELANTTSAIVLNYDLLRRQGIEFQTKANLQQLTSEDDPSAKLSRLIKLNGNAPELITEFVQAQPLDQWLSTEELLADFNYNKSPKMAKDKFMEAINQNAQMAPGRQYDFSDKSGTMVRFKQYF is encoded by the coding sequence ATGAGTTACAATAAACGGATCAGTAATGATAGTATTCAAAAAGTAAAACAAGTAGATATTGTTTCGGTGGTGGGGGCTTACTTACCCCTCAAAACCAAAGGAACCCGGCACCAAGCCTGCTGCCCTTTTCACGCCGAAAAGACCCCTTCCTTTTCAGTCAATGCTTCAAAGCAAATCTTTAAATGTTTCGGTTGTGGTGCCGTCGGTGACGGCATTGCTTTCGTGCAGAAAAAAGAAAATCTTGGCTTTTATGAGGCGGTGCAGGAAATAGCGCAAAAAAATGGTATTTCCCTAGAGTACGAAGATTTTTCGGCAGAACAGCAGCAAGAAGCCCAGCAAGCCTACCAAGAACGTAAATCCCGCCAATTATTACTCGAGTACGCCTTAGCTTACTACCAGGCCCACGATATTCCTCCGACCTGGATGAAACAAAGACGCTTACAAGAAACGACTTTATTGGACTTTAAAGTTGCTTACGCCTTGGCCGGGAAAAATCAATTTTACCAAGATGCTATTGCCGCCGGCTACCCTCCGGATCAACTTATACCGGCCGGGCTTGCCCGGGAAGTAAACCTGGAAAATACAACAGTTGCTTACGATTACTTTCAGGATCGTATTCTTTTTCCCATCCATAATTACCGCGGCCAGTTAGTAGCCTTCACAGGTCGGCTAGTGACTGAGCCAGCACCGGATGCTACCTATAAACCACCCAAGTACTTGAATTCGCCGGATAGTGTCTGGACCAAGGGCGATCACCTGTACGGGCTCCACCTAGCCACCAAAGCGATCCAGGAAAAACAATTCGCTTACCTAGTGGAAGGCAACGTGGACGTGCTGAGCTTTTATCAGGCGGATCTCCGGAATACTGTCGCTCCCTGTGGCACCGCCTTCACCTTAAACCAGTGTCAGCTTTTAAAAAAATACACAGATACGGTGGTGATGGTACCGGATCACGATATGGCTGGCTTAAAAGCCTTGCACAAGAATGCGCAGCTGCTAATCGAACAAGGCTTTATCGTGCGGGTCCTTTTGCCCGGGAAAGAACGGGATCCGGATGAGCAGATTAGAAAATTAATAACCCCCGAGAAAATAGGGAAGTGGCTTAGGGAAACCAAGGAATACATTTCCGGCTACTTGCTGGAAGAATGCCAAGCGCAAGGCTGCTTATCCCCGCACGAGAAAGCAGAACAAATCACGCGGATGGGCGAAGTATTGGAGCTCATCGAGAAAGACATCCTCCGGAACACCTATTTTGATGAAGTTTGTGAGCGCTGGCCAGATTTCAAAAAGAACTACAAGCTGCAAAAGCGAAAGTCCGACACCGATACGCAGGAACTGGCCAAGCTGGAATCGACCACGCGGGCGGCTTATTTTGATTTTGGCTACTACGAAAAAGACGGCTGCTATTATACCTACGAGAAAAAGCAGGAAGTAATGATCTGTAACTTTACTATCGAGATCCTCTACTTTGTGCTTTCGGAAAATGAGCCTAAGTACGTGTGTATCTTCCGCAATATGTTTGGCAAGGTCCGCACCACGGCCGTATCCACCGATGATTTTACGGGCGTGGGCACTTTCAAGCGGGCCATTGGTAAACTCGGCGCCTTTATCTTTGACGGGACGGAAACCCACCTGAATAAGATCAAAATGAAGCTCTTTGACGGGGTGATTGAAGCGGTGCAGCCGCGCTATATGGGTTATAACTCCCATGGAGATTTTTACACCTGGGCCAACGGCTTGTTCTACAACGGTCATTTCATCAAGTCTGATAAGTACGGCATCGTACCCTTAAAAATACCAGTTAAAACGTTGGAAGAACTATCCCAATTAAGCTCCGATAGTCAAGTGGAAGTTAATGGCCAATTGTTTTTCTTCCGGACCTACAATGAATTCCTTGCTCAATTTAAGGTGGAAAAATTACAGGAGTATTTACCGGCTGGTAGGGTGTACCAGCTCTCGTACTATTACCTGCCTTTTTCAACTACGCTTAAGTTAAACCCGGAGGAAGATGATACTTACGAACTGGAACGAATGTTCCGGCACTTTGAGAAACCAGGCCTTACTTTCGAGCGTTGGTCAAGGCTCCTGGTAGAAGCTTACGGTAACAACGGGAAAGTCATGGTGTGCTTTTTTCTGGCGGCCTTGTACCGGGACATCATCTTTAAAGAAAACAGTAACTACTTTCCCTTGCTAGACCACTTTGGTCCTCGGGGAGCCGGTAAGAGTAAGGGCGCCGAATCTTTAGCCGCTATGTTCGGCGAATACCCCGAAGATGGGGTGAACCTGGAAGGGGGCAGCACCGCCACGGGGATCCGGCGCTACCTGGCCTCGGTGCGCAACGGCTTGATTTGGCTGAACGAGTACAAGAATACGGCTTCCGATCATCTGATCGGCATGCTGAAAGGCATTGCCGACGGGAGCGGCAAGATGACCGGCCGGGCCACTGGGGGCAACGAAACCAAGAACTATAAACCGCAATCCGCCGCCTTGCTCTGTGGTCAGGATCTACCCACCAAGGATCCGGCTTTATTATCCCGGACCATTATATCGGAGTTCAATGAGCAATCCAAGCAGACTAGCGGGGAGGCTTACCAGGAGTTAAAACAACTGGAGAAAGACGGTTATACCACTAGTGTCACCTGCCAGATGCTCCAATACCGCAGCTACATGAAACACTATCGTCAGGTGGAACCATCGGTGAGCCAGCAGATTCGAGCGAAGTGCCGGGAAGTGCTCGAGTTCCCCCCGGATGACCGGGCCGTTTTAAACATCAGCACCCTGCTGACTACTTATCAAATCTTATCCGAGCAGGGCCAGGTAAAGTTTCCGTTTACCTACGAAGATATCCAACAGGAACTCATTTCCCGGGTAAAATTGCAAGTTGAAATACAAACCGTTTCGGATGATGTGGAACAGTATTTATTTGTATTACAATCTATCCGGGAAGTGCGGGAGGGAGAACATTATAAAATACAAAGGGAGGCCGATGGGGTGACCAAACTTTTCTTGCGTACCAAAGCGGTTCATAACTTTTACCTAGCCACGGCCCGAACGCAAAACATTACGCCTTTAGGCATCAGTACCATCCGGGTTTATTTGGAAAAGCACCGGTCCTTTTTGGAAGCCCGAGAAAGAGGCGTGCATTTTCCGGAGCTGGCCAACACTACCAGCGCCATCGTGCTCAACTACGATCTGCTGCGCCGGCAAGGCATCGAATTCCAAACCAAAGCCAATCTGCAGCAATTAACCTCGGAAGATGATCCGAGTGCGAAGCTTTCCCGGCTCATCAAACTAAATGGCAATGCACCGGAGTTGATAACGGAGTTCGTGCAAGCGCAGCCACTTGATCAATGGCTGAGCACCGAGGAGTTGCTAGCCGACTTTAATTATAATAAAAGTCCGAAGATGGCTAAAGACAAGTTTATGGAAGCCATTAATCAAAATGCCCAAATGGCACCTGGCCGGCAATATGACTTTTCGGATAAATCGGGTACCATGGTACGATTTAAGCAATATTTTTAG
- a CDS encoding helix-turn-helix transcriptional regulator, translated as MTANDLLTVGHLNDFKLEIKGMLDGLKPVLANSQDRYLTIQEIIDFTGHSDKTVRSWIKEGKKDRFGKVYKLEAEQFSPSNYRVLRSTLIAFGKIKGCIPAGPKKTINKSG; from the coding sequence ATGACTGCAAACGACCTATTAACCGTGGGACACCTGAATGATTTTAAGTTAGAAATAAAAGGGATGTTAGATGGACTAAAGCCAGTTCTGGCTAATAGCCAAGATCGGTATTTAACCATTCAGGAAATAATAGATTTTACCGGCCATAGTGATAAGACCGTGCGCAGTTGGATTAAAGAAGGGAAGAAAGATCGTTTCGGGAAGGTTTATAAACTGGAAGCGGAACAATTTTCCCCTAGTAATTACCGGGTATTGCGCAGCACCCTCATTGCCTTTGGCAAAATCAAAGGTTGTATCCCAGCCGGTCCAAAAAAAACTATAAATAAAAGTGGGTGA
- a CDS encoding helix-turn-helix domain-containing protein, with translation MIGQTIKKAIEASSLSADQVAAHAEMSVANLYKIYKRDSVESRYLIKIAEALHLPVEHFLYDQVAEEKAIYNIRQNGIGNAGSNSYNQKITHTGNQDTTTPGSVSMEELTTKLLICESEKAGLLEQLKLKDQLLAMKDELIQQLKK, from the coding sequence ATGATTGGGCAAACGATTAAGAAAGCCATTGAAGCTTCCAGCTTATCCGCAGATCAAGTGGCCGCACACGCCGAAATGAGTGTCGCTAATTTGTACAAGATCTATAAGCGGGATTCGGTGGAGAGTAGATATCTCATTAAGATAGCTGAAGCCCTCCATTTACCAGTAGAGCATTTTCTTTATGACCAGGTTGCGGAAGAAAAAGCTATTTATAATATCAGGCAAAATGGCATCGGCAACGCGGGTAGTAATAGCTATAATCAAAAAATTACGCATACTGGTAATCAAGATACTACTACTCCAGGATCAGTTAGTATGGAAGAATTAACTACTAAACTTTTGATCTGTGAATCAGAAAAGGCGGGCTTACTGGAGCAATTAAAACTCAAAGACCAATTATTGGCAATGAAGGATGAACTGATTCAGCAACTTAAAAAATAG
- a CDS encoding tyrosine-type recombinase/integrase has translation MEINRYPRKDRIDKEGKAPIRIMVHYYNKRLPIPTGEKVLYPDGWDEEKQKVKHRQPFASVINQKLANIEKTIQFVFKVSNDCRIELTNANFKLLYEKVYAEILASGTSEIQDDFTNLQLQQAYESYQLSLQGAMLVVKPEPDPKPTLIALMHLWVNEEKERIVEATGRVMSPNTIKGLNSTVKRFIAFEQFRSEPLTLEGMDKHFYAAFREYMLKELKQGVNNFGKHVRRLKQFLSWCEDHDEELKINPKYVRFSAPSRYRGVDFLLLDELIAIEKLDFNSESLRSKLYFSYSNKLNEELEQAAFELYTFQLELARDIFLMCCYTGLRISDAQRLAHSDIKKELIIIDTQKTGEYCYIPFFDDAIFKPVAMVHRYRSSDRLVFPKCPKINHHLKLIQKLAGIDRIVLSTKVGRKTFATTKVYQGVPRHLVMQATGHKTEASFNRYIGIDEQELISIFKQQSQRAS, from the coding sequence ATGGAAATAAATCGTTACCCACGTAAAGACAGGATAGATAAAGAAGGAAAAGCACCGATCCGCATAATGGTGCATTATTATAATAAAAGGCTACCTATTCCAACCGGTGAAAAAGTACTTTATCCGGATGGCTGGGATGAAGAAAAGCAGAAAGTAAAGCACCGCCAGCCTTTTGCCTCAGTAATTAATCAAAAGCTCGCTAACATTGAGAAAACTATACAGTTTGTTTTTAAGGTTAGTAACGATTGTAGAATTGAACTCACTAATGCAAATTTTAAGTTGTTGTATGAAAAAGTCTATGCCGAAATACTGGCTAGTGGCACTTCAGAAATCCAAGACGATTTTACCAACTTGCAGTTGCAGCAAGCTTATGAATCCTACCAGTTAAGTTTACAGGGGGCAATGCTGGTTGTGAAGCCAGAGCCAGACCCGAAACCCACCCTAATTGCGTTAATGCACCTATGGGTAAACGAAGAAAAAGAGCGCATAGTAGAGGCGACCGGTCGGGTGATGTCTCCCAATACTATTAAAGGGTTAAATTCTACAGTTAAAAGGTTTATTGCCTTTGAACAATTCCGAAGCGAACCGCTTACCCTGGAGGGAATGGATAAACACTTCTACGCGGCCTTCCGGGAATACATGTTAAAGGAATTAAAGCAAGGAGTAAACAATTTTGGCAAGCATGTGCGCCGGCTGAAACAGTTTCTTAGCTGGTGTGAGGATCACGATGAAGAATTAAAGATTAATCCCAAGTACGTGCGTTTTTCGGCGCCATCACGCTATCGAGGAGTTGATTTTTTGCTGTTGGATGAATTAATCGCCATTGAGAAACTTGATTTTAATTCAGAATCGCTCCGCAGCAAGTTATACTTTTCTTACTCCAACAAATTAAACGAAGAATTAGAGCAAGCTGCTTTTGAACTATATACTTTTCAGTTGGAGTTAGCTAGAGATATTTTCTTAATGTGCTGCTATACGGGATTGCGGATAAGCGATGCCCAGCGCCTGGCACATAGTGATATCAAAAAAGAATTAATTATTATTGACACCCAAAAAACCGGCGAATACTGTTATATCCCATTCTTCGATGATGCTATTTTTAAACCGGTTGCCATGGTACATAGATACCGCAGCTCGGACCGGTTGGTTTTTCCTAAATGCCCGAAGATCAATCATCATCTAAAGCTAATTCAAAAGTTAGCCGGCATTGATCGGATTGTATTGAGCACGAAGGTAGGCCGGAAAACTTTCGCCACTACCAAAGTATACCAAGGAGTACCTCGCCATCTAGTCATGCAGGCTACAGGTCATAAAACCGAGGCTTCCTTTAACCGGTACATCGGGATAGATGAACAAGAATTAATTAGTATATTTAAACAGCAATCCCAAAGAGCCTCGTAG
- a CDS encoding sialate O-acetylesterase — translation MKVYKNFLLIALLLLIHTKAFSQDKNLYVFLCFGQSNMEGHAKFEPQDTTADNRFKVLEAVDCPELGRKKGEMYPAVPPLARCKTGLTPADYFGRTLTANLPEKIKVVVINVSVGGCKIELFDKNNYSSYVSTAPDWMMGALEPYDKNPYGRLVEMAKLAQKKGVIKGILLHQGESNTGDKEWTLKVKGVYDNLIKDLGLKAKSVPLLAGELVSKEAGGACASMNEIIATLPQTIPNAHVISSAGCTAVPDHLHFTAEGYRKLGTRYGEKMLALLGHKKVGIK, via the coding sequence ATGAAAGTTTATAAGAATTTTTTATTGATTGCTTTATTACTTTTAATACATACTAAAGCCTTTTCGCAGGACAAGAACCTGTATGTATTCCTGTGCTTTGGCCAGTCGAATATGGAAGGTCATGCTAAGTTTGAACCTCAAGACACTACCGCCGATAATAGGTTCAAGGTTTTAGAAGCAGTGGATTGCCCCGAGTTGGGCCGGAAAAAAGGCGAGATGTACCCGGCCGTTCCGCCTTTAGCCAGGTGTAAAACCGGCTTAACTCCCGCCGATTATTTTGGCCGAACCTTAACCGCTAATCTGCCCGAAAAAATTAAGGTAGTGGTAATTAATGTTTCGGTGGGTGGCTGCAAAATAGAATTATTCGATAAAAATAATTACTCGTCATATGTTTCTACTGCCCCAGACTGGATGATGGGAGCCCTGGAACCTTATGATAAAAACCCGTATGGACGTTTGGTAGAAATGGCGAAGCTAGCCCAGAAAAAAGGAGTAATTAAAGGAATACTGCTGCACCAAGGAGAGTCGAACACCGGTGATAAAGAATGGACTTTAAAAGTAAAAGGAGTTTACGATAACCTGATAAAGGACTTGGGACTAAAAGCTAAATCAGTGCCGTTGTTAGCCGGCGAACTCGTAAGCAAAGAGGCAGGAGGGGCTTGCGCCAGCATGAACGAGATTATTGCCACTTTACCCCAAACCATCCCGAACGCCCACGTTATTTCTTCGGCAGGTTGCACTGCCGTACCCGATCATCTGCATTTTACCGCCGAAGGTTACCGAAAACTAGGAACACGCTACGGGGAGAAAATGCTGGCATTATTGGGTCATAAAAAAGTGGGTATTAAATAA
- a CDS encoding VOC family protein: MKKSLVNISLLVAAWLMSFSALAQSDFSSKLIGSGVVVSDIDKSLDFYVNGIGMVKAFNFTINADFGKRSGLSNGVATEVTVLKLENSPEANEWKLMSFGKKGSHPKQNFIQDDTGVQYITINVKALKPVIERLKAKQVKFLGSTPILLDQKSHFVLVQDPDGTFIELIGPME, from the coding sequence ATGAAAAAATCTTTAGTAAATATTTCCTTACTGGTAGCGGCTTGGCTAATGAGCTTTTCTGCCTTGGCCCAATCAGATTTCAGCAGTAAGTTGATCGGTTCCGGCGTAGTGGTGTCGGATATAGATAAGTCTTTAGACTTTTATGTAAACGGTATAGGCATGGTAAAAGCCTTTAACTTTACCATTAATGCTGATTTTGGGAAACGTTCCGGCCTTTCGAACGGGGTTGCTACGGAAGTAACCGTGTTAAAATTGGAGAATAGCCCGGAGGCTAACGAGTGGAAACTAATGAGCTTCGGCAAAAAGGGCAGCCATCCCAAACAAAACTTTATTCAAGATGACACTGGGGTACAATACATTACCATTAATGTGAAAGCCTTAAAACCGGTAATAGAAAGATTAAAAGCCAAGCAGGTAAAGTTCCTGGGAAGTACACCCATCCTATTAGACCAGAAATCGCACTTTGTTCTGGTGCAAGATCCCGATGGAACATTCATTGAGTTAATAGGACCAATGGAGTAA